From Calothrix sp. PCC 6303, a single genomic window includes:
- the dnaB gene encoding replicative DNA helicase has protein sequence MIDKLPPANIEAEEAILGGILLDPIAISRVCEYLVPDAFYASSHKEIYQILLRLHHQGKPTDLLTVIDWLHDANLLIKIGGRNKLVSLLHHTVSAINIDALAELVMDKYIRRRLIGVSSEINQLAYQIETDLPEIIEASQQKLYQVSNQEFRPNTEHNSLIASEAYTNLASNKPIYPTGFQELDKLIIGFEPGTLTIIAGRPSMGKSMIAMNLALGMIQNHNLPVAIFSLEMTKMQLEYRLWSAISINKEYEPIQIRPLKSDRIRRHRSGYNPLSECEFTSIVKIANISSELPLYINDSRGITVTGIASECRQIQAREGKLGLVIVDYLQMMAPDTKGNRSYELGDVARGLYKLAGDLEVPILALSQISRGVEGRNNKRPMMSDLSQSGILEMVADNIILAYRDEYYDRETVDKGILELIVAKARHGKTGTASVLFDSAYGIIRNAQR, from the coding sequence ATGATAGACAAATTACCCCCAGCAAACATTGAAGCCGAAGAAGCAATACTCGGAGGGATTTTACTAGATCCCATCGCCATCAGTCGGGTGTGCGAATATCTCGTACCCGATGCATTTTACGCTTCTTCCCACAAAGAAATTTACCAAATCCTACTACGACTACACCATCAAGGAAAACCAACCGATTTACTCACAGTCATTGATTGGCTTCACGATGCCAACTTACTCATCAAAATTGGTGGCAGAAATAAACTGGTATCATTGCTCCATCACACAGTATCTGCCATAAATATTGATGCACTAGCAGAATTGGTAATGGATAAATACATTCGACGCAGATTAATTGGAGTTAGCAGCGAAATCAACCAATTAGCTTACCAAATAGAAACAGATTTACCTGAAATTATTGAAGCTTCCCAGCAAAAACTATACCAAGTCTCAAATCAAGAATTTCGTCCAAACACCGAACACAATAGCCTCATCGCTTCTGAAGCTTACACCAACTTAGCATCCAACAAACCGATTTATCCAACGGGATTTCAAGAACTCGACAAACTCATCATTGGATTTGAACCAGGTACACTGACAATTATTGCAGGTCGCCCATCAATGGGGAAGTCGATGATTGCCATGAATCTAGCATTGGGGATGATACAGAATCACAACTTGCCAGTAGCTATTTTCTCTCTCGAAATGACGAAAATGCAGCTAGAATATCGATTGTGGAGCGCAATTAGCATCAACAAAGAATACGAACCAATCCAAATTAGACCATTGAAAAGCGACAGAATTCGTCGCCACCGTTCAGGTTACAATCCACTGTCTGAATGTGAATTTACCAGCATTGTCAAAATTGCCAATATTTCCAGCGAATTACCACTATATATCAACGACAGTCGGGGAATAACAGTTACCGGAATTGCTTCAGAATGTCGTCAAATTCAAGCCAGAGAAGGGAAATTAGGACTGGTGATAGTTGATTATCTGCAAATGATGGCTCCCGACACTAAGGGAAATCGTAGTTACGAACTCGGTGATGTGGCACGAGGATTGTACAAACTGGCAGGCGACTTGGAGGTTCCAATATTAGCACTGTCCCAGATTTCCAGGGGAGTGGAAGGAAGAAACAACAAACGTCCCATGATGAGCGACTTATCGCAATCGGGGATTTTGGAGATGGTTGCAGACAATATCATTCTTGCCTACCGCGATGAATATTATGACCGGGAGACAGTCGATAAGGGAATTTTAGAACTCATCGTCGCTAAAGCACGCCACGGTAAAACAGGAACCGCATCAGTTTTGTTTGATTCTGCTTACGGAATTATTAGAAATGCCCAACGTTGA
- a CDS encoding MarR family transcriptional regulator, whose product MTQIKAEKPSLFYQLTHSEWLKTVKDLTGSEIKVLYYIRSLDPFQNCKHEYSVTQMASDLRLSKGAVSKALKKLEQVGEIDLELVRVKIKIRPTKNSEEQLPNRNIVSDEKHEWTIGNSDFLEETSVSSRKHQFLIGNIQSSEGLLDKDFSPSKIYIDFINTLSDNERGNFLNYCQE is encoded by the coding sequence ATGACTCAAATAAAAGCCGAAAAACCTTCGCTGTTTTACCAATTAACCCACAGCGAGTGGTTAAAAACCGTGAAAGATTTAACAGGTTCAGAAATCAAAGTTCTGTATTACATTCGCTCACTCGATCCATTTCAAAACTGCAAACACGAATATAGCGTGACTCAGATGGCATCCGATTTGAGATTATCCAAAGGTGCAGTATCCAAAGCACTCAAAAAGTTAGAACAAGTGGGTGAGATAGATCTTGAACTTGTGCGGGTAAAAATTAAAATTAGACCAACTAAAAATAGTGAGGAACAATTGCCAAATAGAAATATAGTTTCTGATGAGAAACATGAGTGGACTATAGGAAACTCAGATTTCCTGGAGGAAACTTCGGTTTCCTCTAGGAAACACCAGTTTCTTATAGGAAACATTCAGTCGTCAGAAGGCTTGCTAGATAAAGATTTCAGCCCCTCTAAGATCTATATAGATTTTATAAATACTCTCTCAGATAACGAGCGCGGGAATTTTTTGAATTATTGCCAAGAATAG